The following proteins come from a genomic window of Larimichthys crocea isolate SSNF chromosome III, L_crocea_2.0, whole genome shotgun sequence:
- the isl1a gene encoding insulin gene enhancer protein isl-1 produces MQTTAVLRQPRRLFRIRAPHTPATTHTHTPSPSRTAQPLARQAPAAEDTSRLPVPQPAVTVDLTSPSLWTWEHGDPPKKKRLVSLCVGCGNQIHDQYILRVSPDLEWHAACLKCAECSQYLDESCTCFVRDGKTYCKRDYIRLYGIKCAKCNIGFSKNDFVMRARSKVYHIECFRCVACSRQLIPGDEFALREDGLFCRADHDVVERASLGPGDPLSPLHPARPLQMAAEPISARQPALRPHVHKQPEKTTRVRTVLNEKQLHTLRTCYNANPRPDALMKEQLVEMTGLSPRVIRVWFQNKRCKDKKRSLLMKQLQQQQPNDKTNIQGMTGTPMVAASPERHDGGIQANPVEVQSYQPPWKVLSDFALQSDIDQPAFQQLVSFSEGGPGSNSTGSEVASMSSQLPDTPNSMVSSPIEA; encoded by the exons ATGCAGACTACTGCTGTCCTACGTCAGCCCCGCCGCTTGTTCAGGATCAGAGCTCCACACACACCGgcaacaacacatacacacactccctctccgAGCCGGACAGCACAGCCCCTGGCCCGGCAAGCCCCGGCAGCGGAGGACACATCCAGGCTTCCAGTGCCGCAGCCCGCTGTGACAGTGGACCTAACATCGCCTTCTTTGTGGACATGGGAGCATGGGGATCCGCCGAAAA AGAAGCGGCTGGTGTCTCTGTGCGTGGGCTGCGGGAACCAGATCCACGACCAGTACATCCTGCGGGTCTCCCCGGACCTGGAGTGGCACGCCGCTTGTCTCAAATGTGCCGAGTGCAGCCAGTACTTGGACGAGTCCTGCACGTGCTTCGTCAGGGACGGAAAGACATACTGTAAACGGGATTACATCAG GTTATACGGGATTAAATGCGCTAAATGCAACATCGGCTTCAGCAAGAACGACTTTGTGATGAGGGCCCGCTCCAAGGTCTACCACATCGAGTGTTTCCGCTGCGTGGCCTGCAGCCGGCAGCTCATCCCGGGGGACGAGTTCGCTCTGCGGGAGGACGGCCTCTTTTGCCGGGCGGATCACGACGTGGTAGAACGGGCCAGTTTGGGCCCAGGAGACCCGCTTAGCCCGCTTCACCCCGCCAGACCGCTGCAGATGGCAG CAGAACCAATCTCGGCCCGGCAGCCCGCGCTGCGGCCTCACGTCCACAAACAGCCGGAGAAGACCACCCGTGTCCGGACGGTGCTAAACGAAAAGCAGCTGCACACGCTGCGGACCTGCTACAACGCCAACCCGAGACCCGACGCCCTAATGAAGGAGCAGCTGGTGGAGATGACCGGCCTCAGTCCGAGGGTGATCCGGGTCTGGTTCCAGAACAAGCGATGCAAGGACAAAAAGAGGAGCCTGCTGATGAAGCagctgcaacagcagcagcctaaTGACAAGACG AACATCCAGGGAATGACGGGGACCCCGATGGTGGCAGCCAGTCCGGAGAGGCACGACGGCGGCATCCAGGCCAACCCGGTGGAGGTGCAGAGCTACCAGCCGCCCTGGAAGGTTCTCAGCGACTTCGCCTTGCAGAGCGACATCGACCAGCCGGCCTTCCAACAACTG GTCAGTTTCTCGGAGGGAGGACCGGGTTCGAACTCGACGGGCAGCGAGGTAGCGTCCATGTCGTCTCAGCTTCCAGACACGCCGAACAGCATGGTATCCAGCCCCATCGAGGCCTGA